A DNA window from Plectropomus leopardus isolate mb unplaced genomic scaffold, YSFRI_Pleo_2.0 unplaced_scaffold29014, whole genome shotgun sequence contains the following coding sequences:
- the LOC121938272 gene encoding transcription factor HES-5-like produces KLEKADILEMTVCFLRQLQQQNQAVDSAAVHQGYSRCVQEVTHFLSKEQLKTQSQRRLLNHFNKLQSSSDKNLREADFSPLSSTVQTSITKDKSPVNSVLWRPW; encoded by the coding sequence AAGCTGGAGAAAGCTGACATCCTGGAGATGACCGTTTGTTTCCTCAGacaactgcagcagcagaatcaAGCTGTGGACTCAGCAGCTGTCCATCAGGGCTACTCCAGGTGTGTCCAAGAGGTGACACACTTCCTGTCCAAAGAGCAGCTAAAGACACAGTCCCAGAGAAGACTGCTGAACCACTTCAACAAGCTGCAGTCTTCCTCTGATAAGAACCTGAGAGAGGCTGACTTCTCTCCTCTGAGCTCCACAGTCCAGACCAGCATCACCAAAGACAAGAGTCCAGTCAACAGCGTCCTCTGGAGGCCGTGGTAG